The Fulvivirga maritima genome segment TCATTCTACCCTTTTTCCTTAATCACATTATTTGATCCTTATGAGCTACCCAAAAAATGGTTTTACCCATTAAAAGCCTTAAATGTTTTCGAAGTAGTATATTGGTTCATACTTGTAAGTGGCATTCATCATATGGCAGGAAAAAGAAAGAAAATTGCTTTCAGTATTGTATTTTCCTCTTACTGTCTTTTCTTTCTGCTTTGGCTGGGCTTTTACCTGATCGTTTATAAGTGATTAAAGCCATTGATAAAATTGTTCATCTATAAAGTTTCTTATTGGCATACTAATTACGCCTTAATATGGTTAATTGTGCATAGTTCCTTATTTTCGCTTTCTAATTAAATAATTTAACATCCTAATGGAATTTAAAAGAGTCAACAATATTGCTGGTTGGATCGTATTCACCATAGCTACCATTGTCTATCTATTAACCTTAGAGCGCACGGGCAGCTACTGGGATTGCGGTGAATTCATTGCAGTATCTTACAAATTGATGGTTCCACACCCTCCCGGAGCCCCCTTCTTCTTACTTATTGGCAGAATATTCTCCTTCCTTGCCTTTGGTGATGGCACTCAGGTAGCTTACTGGATTAACGTTTCCAGTGCTCTCAGCAGTGGCTTTACCATACTTTTCCTTTTCTGGACTATCTCTATGTTCTCCAGAAAAATGCTTAAAATAAAATTAAACGAGAAACTATCTTCAGAGCAAACCTGGTTGATAATTGGCGCCAGCGCAGTAGGCTCTCTTGCATATACCTTTTCTGACTCTTTCTGGTTTTCAGCAGTTGAAGCTGAAGTATATGCCATGTCATCTTTCTTTACTGCTTTTGTTGTATGGGCTATTTTGAAATGGGATCTTATTGAAGACGAAAGCAGAGCTAACAGATGGTTGATACTTATTGCTTATATGATGGGGCTATCCATTGGCGTTCACTTGCTGAACCTGGTAACTATCCCTGCTTTAGGACTTATCTATTACTTCAAAAAATACAAGCCAACCCAATGGGGATTAATAGCTACTATGGCTATTAGTGGCGGACTTATTATTTTAATTAACAACCTCATTATCCCTGGCTTACCAAGCTTAGCAGGTAATTTTGAAATCTTTTTTGTTAATACACTAGGCCTGCCATTTGGATCTGGAGCCATATTCGTAGGGGCTCTTGTTATTGCTGGTCTTATAATAGGAATAAGATATTCGCTTACCCATCAGAAAGCTTTACTGAACACTGCTCTTTTAGGGCTTACGTTCATTCTAATAGGTTATTCTTCTTACGCCATAGTAGTAATTCGCTCTAACTATGACACGCCTATTGACGAAAACAATCCTGAAGACGTAATGTCTTTCGTAAAATACCTTAAGCGTGAGCAATATGGAAGTCGTCCGCTTTTATATGGTCAGTACTATACCGCTCAGGTTACAGGCACTAAAGAAGGAGCTCCCCAGTATGTAAAAGGAGACCATAAATATGAAATAGCAGATAGAAAGTTTTCTTATGAGTATGATCCTACGCAAATGACTTTCTTTCCGAGAATGTACAGCAATGATCCAAGACATATTCAGAGATACCTCGAGGTAGCTGACTTAGCTGAAGGTGAAGTACCCAGCTTTGTAGATAACGTAGAGTTTATGCTAAAACACCAGTTAGGCTGGATGTACATGCGATACTTCATGTGGAACTTTGCAGGAAGAGAAAGTGACATTCAAGATGCTGACTGGCTAAGACCTTCTGACTGGTTTAAGGATGTACCAGAAGAATTAGCCACCAACAAAGCCAGGAATAACTTCTTCATGATTCCTCTCATATTAGGACTTGTAGGGCTTGTATTCCAACTTATAAAAGACAAAAAGAATTTCGCAGTAGTAACTATGCTGTTTTTCTTAACAGGTATAGCTTTGATTTTATATCTGAATTCACCGCCTATAGAACCTAGAGAAAGAGATTATATATATGCAGGTTCATTCTATGCCTTTGCTATATGGATCGGCTTCTCGGTACTGGCAATAGCAGAATTATTAAAGAAATATACAGGTGGCAAGCTAGCTGCTATGATCGCTACTATTTTATGCCTTACCGGCCCAGCTATTATGGCGCAACAAGGTTGGGATGATCATGATAGAGATGACCGTTATTTCTCTGTAGATTCTGCTAAGAACTTCTTAGCCTCTACAGCACCAAATGCCATTCTTTATACTGGTGGTGATAATGACACTTTCCCATTATGGTATGCTCAAGAAGTTGAGGGCTTTAGAACAGATGTAAGAGTAGTAGTATTAAGTTATTACAATACTGACTGGTACATTGCCCAAACCATGAGGCAGGTATATGAATCCGAACCGTTCCCTTATACTTTAACTTTTGAAAACTATAAGCAAAACGGCCCTAACGACTACTTACCTTATGATGACATGGGGTTAAAAGTTATTGACTTAAAGCAGTTTTTAACTCTCTTAAAAAACAATGACAAGCGTTTAAGAGCTAAATATAGATCTGCTAACGTAGTACCTAGTCGCACTTTCTCTCTCAATGTGGATAAAGATAAAGTGAGAAAGCTAGGAATAGTACCTAAAGGCATGGATAGCTTGCTTGTAGACAAAATGGTATTTAGTCTGAAAAGAGGTAAAAATGCATTAGAGAAAAAGGACTTAGCTATACTAGATGTTATTGCTTCGGCAGACTGGGAGCGCCCTATTTATCTTAACAACACTTCTATTCAGCAATTTAACATTGACATTAGCCAATACGCTATTCAGGAAGGTAACGCTTACCGCATTTTACCGGTGAAAAACCCTAACCCTGATACTGATTTTGTAGATACAGAAACTATGTACGATAACTTGATGAATAATTTCTATTATCGTGAGTTAGATAATCCAGATGTTTATTACAATCAGGACTACAGAAACTTTGTATTAAACCACCGCACCAGCTTTAACACATTGGCGGCGGCACTTATTAATGAAGGCAAAACAGAGAAAGCAAGAAAAGCCTTATTGTTTAGCCTGGAAACAATGCCTGACGA includes the following:
- a CDS encoding glycosyltransferase family 117 protein; protein product: MEFKRVNNIAGWIVFTIATIVYLLTLERTGSYWDCGEFIAVSYKLMVPHPPGAPFFLLIGRIFSFLAFGDGTQVAYWINVSSALSSGFTILFLFWTISMFSRKMLKIKLNEKLSSEQTWLIIGASAVGSLAYTFSDSFWFSAVEAEVYAMSSFFTAFVVWAILKWDLIEDESRANRWLILIAYMMGLSIGVHLLNLVTIPALGLIYYFKKYKPTQWGLIATMAISGGLIILINNLIIPGLPSLAGNFEIFFVNTLGLPFGSGAIFVGALVIAGLIIGIRYSLTHQKALLNTALLGLTFILIGYSSYAIVVIRSNYDTPIDENNPEDVMSFVKYLKREQYGSRPLLYGQYYTAQVTGTKEGAPQYVKGDHKYEIADRKFSYEYDPTQMTFFPRMYSNDPRHIQRYLEVADLAEGEVPSFVDNVEFMLKHQLGWMYMRYFMWNFAGRESDIQDADWLRPSDWFKDVPEELATNKARNNFFMIPLILGLVGLVFQLIKDKKNFAVVTMLFFLTGIALILYLNSPPIEPRERDYIYAGSFYAFAIWIGFSVLAIAELLKKYTGGKLAAMIATILCLTGPAIMAQQGWDDHDRDDRYFSVDSAKNFLASTAPNAILYTGGDNDTFPLWYAQEVEGFRTDVRVVVLSYYNTDWYIAQTMRQVYESEPFPYTLTFENYKQNGPNDYLPYDDMGLKVIDLKQFLTLLKNNDKRLRAKYRSANVVPSRTFSLNVDKDKVRKLGIVPKGMDSLLVDKMVFSLKRGKNALEKKDLAILDVIASADWERPIYLNNTSIQQFNIDISQYAIQEGNAYRILPVKNPNPDTDFVDTETMYDNLMNNFYYRELDNPDVYYNQDYRNFVLNHRTSFNTLAAALINEGKTEKARKALLFSLETMPDEAVPYDYTATRTLALLFEVGEKEKAVEIAKIIGDRAIEMVDYLIAENADLGMELQRNLLVLHELQRTLNRTGEGELAQKYEEAYNKALGNLQIDRRRM